The genomic interval GACAAATGTGAGAAGTCGGTGGTCCCTGGAGCCATCCCGTGGTGGGGGGAGAACAGACCCTGCGGTTCTTGCTGTGTCCTGGGTGGGCCGGCACCGAGCCGGAGCGGGGTGCAGGGAGAGCAGCCGCTCCTGCAGCCCCCGGCCGGGTCGGGGTGAGGATTGTGGGTGCTCCCCATGGCAGCTTGGGAGGAGGGAATGtgggggccgggagcggggccacgtTTCTGGGGAGCAGCGACAACACGCTGCCGTCGTACGAGCATCCCTGGCTCCGGGCGAGGGCTGTGGGGACCCTCTGGAGAGGGGTCCGCTGGCAGGGGGGCTGTAACTCTGCATGGTCTCGGGCACGGCTGGAGCTGCCGTGGGGTGGCTCAGGGGGCTGGGAGGGTTGGTGGGCCCGTGCCCGGGTGTGTGGGGGTGGCGAGCGCCCTGTCCTGCCTCTGCCTGGGGGCACCCCCCCATCCGACACCACCCGGCCTCCCTGGCCCTGCAGATGGTCCCTGGGAGACGGCGGAGAGCTGCGTGGTCCACACCTCCGCCAGCGTCTACCGCCGGCTGCAGGAGAGCCCGCGGCAGCCCCCGGGGGGGATGAAtgcctggggaccccccccaccgccacccATCTCCCCTGGCAGCCCCCCGGCGAGCGGGAGGCTCCTCAAGTCAGAGTCGGAAGATTCCGGAGTGGAGATGGCCAGCAACGACCACTCGCCTCCCACCCCTTTGGGTTCCGAGAGCAGCTTCTCCCTTGACGGCTTCCCACCGGAGAAGAATCCCCCTGGAGAGGAGCCGGGTACCGACCCCCCCCGGCCATCCCGCAGCCGCTCGGCCAGCAAAAAGCTGGTGCAGGCAGCGCAGCGTAGCAGGAGGCAGCGGGGTCCCGGGCGCTGCCCGCGCCAATTCGGCCGACGCAGCGTCAACGCGGCCGACCTACCGGCAGAGCCGGCGTGGGACCCCCGGGAGCCGGAGGAACCCAACGTGGAGGATCCGGAGGGATCGGTGCGTGCCGTGGAAGGGGACAACTGCAGCTTGGGGGGCTCGTCAGCCCGGTAAGATCTCAAGCCCCCGTTTGCCCGCAGGCTGTGCCGGAGCTGGTGCTGCCTGTGCCGGGGCAGGGGTTGCGGTACTTGGAGCACGTGTGCCAGATGTTGGAGCGCCTGGCCCGGCTGCAGCAGGACAACCGCATCCTCCGGCAGCAGGCGGCGGATGCCCGGCGTACCCGGCCTGACACCacggtgaggggctgggggggatgtggggtgtACGGGGAGTGAGGGGGGGGCGGTATCCCAGCTCACATCTTGCTTCTCCTCACCCCCAGCCCACCCGGGAGCCTCCGGGACAGGATCTGGCCGTGTGGAGGGGCGAGCGGTTCCGACCGCGCTCCTGCTCGGACAGCCAGGCGCCAGGTGAGCGGGGTGGGATACGGGGACGGTGGGGCCATGCCTGGTCGGACCACCCCCCCACTGGCTTTGTCCCCCCCTTCCACGCAGCACCCGACCCCGGGCCGTGCCGGAGGACGTGGGGTTACtcggccagctcccccagcctgctggaCCCCGCCGAGAGCGGGGTGGGCACCCCGACACCGGACAAGGTACGGGCCGGGGGTGTTGGCGGGGCGAGGCGGGTGGGGGTCCCACCGGTCGCCCACCTCTGACGGCTGCGTCTCCCCCCCGGCAGGACGGACGCTCGCACTGGGGCCGGGTGAAGGTGCTGCTCACCCGCCTGACCCGCCGCTCGCTGCGGGGCGGCCGATGCAGGTAGAGCCGGAGTGGGGGTCCCCGGTCCCACCGCCGCCCTTGGACAGAAGAGCTGCGCTGCACCTATTGCGTCACACCCCGCCCTATGACGTCACGCCCACCCGGGGCCGGTCCCCGGCCCGGCGCACATCacatacacacccccccccttccccccccccgagaaTAAAGCCTTTTCACTCCCAAAGAGGCGGCTCTTTTGCGAGGCGGTGTGCAGTTGCGCGGTGACGTCACTCTCCTCGGCCCCGGCGTGACGTCACGCGAAGGGCGCGTCACGGCCGCATCACTTCCGAACGGCTTTTCCGCCCCTTTTGTCCTCCCGGTCTCACGGCCCAGTTCAAGCGGCTGCCACCCCCCCCTACCCCAAATACACCCCGCGTTCTCCCCCCGAGCCCCCTCCCCAGGTCAgctccggggggtggggggggggtcccgctgcctcgggggggggggggctaaagagtgtgtgtcccccccccccacccaagaCACCCAAGCTGAGCCCCCTGCTCCTCGCCGAGCTGCTGCCGcaggtgggtggggagggggtgtcggggttgggggggggggtccccgccggAGGGGGAAGATGCTCCCGATCGCATCACAGGCGGGGAAGAAGCAGCGAATCTTCCTCGGGGTGGTCGTCAGCCtgtgggggtgttttggggggggggggggggggcgaggaggtCTTCTTCCAGCTCGGGTGAggagggggccgggccgggggggtgttTTGGTGTTGCTGGAGCCCCTCATCGTGTCGTCGGGTCTGCACGGTGACTGCTCGGGTACCGCAGGTGGGGAAGATGCTGGTGAAAGCTGCCTGCAGCCCGGGCCAGGCGTTCTCCAACCAGGTATCCCTGTTCCtctccctgctccatccctcctCTTTCCTGGCAATTTCCTACCGtgacttgggattttttttttttccccttcccagcagcGTATCCCGCAGCCTCTCCCGAGACCCCCGGCACTGCTGCCACCCGTGCcatccctgggcagcagcagggcatCCTCGGAACCCGGCTCCTGCGCCTGCTCCGGCCTCCTGCATCCCACCGCTTCTTCCCGGGAAACGTGAGTGCTCATCCTTAACGCGGGGGACGGATCAGGGCACcgaggggtggcagggggtctCTGGCAGTGACCCCCCGGGCAAGGCTGGCTGTGAGCACAGCGTGATACGGGGATGCTGGAGGTGTTTAGGTTTTCTGGGTGGTACCACAGGGTCTTCTGATCCTTgttgccccctccccagcagtgaGTATCTTCCCATCACCCCCATCCACTCGTTTGAGCCACCCGGGGGGATGCCCGGGGTGAGGACCAAAGGGCAGGAGCGACTCGGGTAGATGGTAAGGACGGGGATGTGTGTCCCTGCTGTGGGGTGGGCACctgggcagccccctcccctgctgccctGCACCGCCTGTGCCTTTTGGAGCACTAAACGCTCACCGGGGCCAGACCTTAAGACACGGGACCCTTCCCTACTGGGTGCTCCGGTCACGTAGtgattttcgggggggggggggggggatagctGTGGTCAGAGAGGATCTCTCTGGTTTCTGTACATCTCGGGGCAGCCAGCTCTGTGCTCCCACACCGCGTCCGTGGGGACCGCTTTCGGATGAGCCTGTGCAGAGCAAGCCCCAACGCCCTCGGGGCGGTTCTCTGCCTCCAGCCCCTTCTGTGATGCCGGGGAGATGCTACGGCAGCATCTGGCTGCCCCGTGGCTTCCGTCACCTCCGCCTGGGCTGGCTGGACGCCTTCCCCCTCGGGTGGTACCCCAGCCACATCCTGGTGGCTGAATCCGAGGAGGATGCTGAGGTCGCTCCGGATGATGCTGATTCTGCTTTCAGGGccaaggtgaggaggaggaaggtctgCTCTCAGCGCAGGGGCCTGTGGCTCTCTCGCCCAGGTGATGGCCCCGGTGCGTCTGGATCACCTGGAGCAAGGGAAGGCTCCTGAGCACCCAACGAAGAAAATAGAGTTGTGGATCCAGGTGTGTGCTGGACTTTGCAGTCTTGGCAAGGGTTAATTCACCTAGTTTTGCTACACTTACTGCCGGACCGGTTGTGGCATGGCTTCTGCAAAAGCTGGCTGTGTCCCCTGGGGGTCTTGTCCCCAAGGGGGACGGGGGctttggggaggaagggggacagTCGGGATCCTGTGATGGCAATCGGGCTCACCGCCTGTCTCTGCCTAGTCCCTGTTGGGGAGGAAAGAGGACGAAGCTGTGCTCATCGGTGGGGAACGGTCCCCATCACGGGGTGGTCCCATCCTGATGCTGACCCCACGGTCCTGGTGTGCACGGCCGTTTGCATGACACAGGCTGGGCTGGACCTGAAAAGCGGTGAGTGCCACTGGTTTGGGCATCTCTAAGCGGTGGCatccctttcctctgctttttggaGGTCTGGCTGCTGACGTACTTCACTCAGTAGTGCTTCAGAAATCGAGGCTGAGCGCACACCACATTGTAGGgttaattttccctttctgcaaGCTTTCCCTATTAACGCTGGGATCTTGTGGGTGGTGCGAGAAACCggtaattatctttttttactaTATAAGAAGGAGTCCTCCTCGCCAGCCCGGTGTGGAGAGCACGCAGCGTGCAGCCCTGCTGGTGTGCAGACCCAGCCCTGGCAAAGGGCCGCTTGTTGAGGAGCAGGTTTCCAGATGCGAGCAGAGTTTGCACCGCCGGGAACGCTCGGGTTTAGTTTCCAGTGGGCGAAATCCCTCTCTTGAGCGCAGGGACGGCAGGAGGAGCTGACGGCACGGAGCAGGAGCTGGGCTTTGCTGAGCAGCTCTAGGGCTGGAGGGCTTAAGGATGGGTGGATGCAATGGATGGAGGAGAGGCAGGTTGCTGGGGATTAGGTGGCaggggagggctggcagccctgcccagggTGACACAGCGGTGCGGACAAA from Accipiter gentilis chromosome 28, bAccGen1.1, whole genome shotgun sequence carries:
- the C28H8orf58 gene encoding uncharacterized protein C8orf58 homolog isoform X1 — translated: MLRRRGAFSVEPLRGRGPVAGWGGYKRERRDARPAVGSGSRRCGVAPAPSGRGGSAAVNGPWETAESCVVHTSASVYRRLQESPRQPPGGMNAWGPPPPPPISPGSPPASGRLLKSESEDSGVEMASNDHSPPTPLGSESSFSLDGFPPEKNPPGEEPGTDPPRPSRSRSASKKLVQAAQRSRRQRGPGRCPRQFGRRSVNAADLPAEPAWDPREPEEPNVEDPEGSAVPELVLPVPGQGLRYLEHVCQMLERLARLQQDNRILRQQAADARRTRPDTTPTREPPGQDLAVWRGERFRPRSCSDSQAPAPDPGPCRRTWGYSASSPSLLDPAESGVGTPTPDKDGRSHWGRVKVLLTRLTRRSLRGGRCR
- the C28H8orf58 gene encoding uncharacterized protein C8orf58 homolog isoform X3, with the protein product MWGGSRAVWKRRFSCYGPWETAESCVVHTSASVYRRLQESPRQPPGGMNAWGPPPPPPISPGSPPASGRLLKSESEDSGVEMASNDHSPPTPLGSESSFSLDGFPPEKNPPGEEPGTDPPRPSRSRSASKKLVQAAQRSRRQRGPGRCPRQFGRRSVNAADLPAEPAWDPREPEEPNVEDPEGSAVPELVLPVPGQGLRYLEHVCQMLERLARLQQDNRILRQQAADARRTRPDTTPTREPPGQDLAVWRGERFRPRSCSDSQAPAPDPGPCRRTWGYSASSPSLLDPAESGVGTPTPDKDGRSHWGRVKVLLTRLTRRSLRGGRCR
- the C28H8orf58 gene encoding uncharacterized protein C8orf58 homolog isoform X2; amino-acid sequence: MRGPVAGWGGYKRERRDARPAVGSGSRRCGVAPAPSGRGGSAAVNGPWETAESCVVHTSASVYRRLQESPRQPPGGMNAWGPPPPPPISPGSPPASGRLLKSESEDSGVEMASNDHSPPTPLGSESSFSLDGFPPEKNPPGEEPGTDPPRPSRSRSASKKLVQAAQRSRRQRGPGRCPRQFGRRSVNAADLPAEPAWDPREPEEPNVEDPEGSAVPELVLPVPGQGLRYLEHVCQMLERLARLQQDNRILRQQAADARRTRPDTTPTREPPGQDLAVWRGERFRPRSCSDSQAPAPDPGPCRRTWGYSASSPSLLDPAESGVGTPTPDKDGRSHWGRVKVLLTRLTRRSLRGGRCR